From Stigmatopora nigra isolate UIUO_SnigA chromosome 17, RoL_Snig_1.1, whole genome shotgun sequence, a single genomic window includes:
- the st8sia5 gene encoding alpha-2,8-sialyltransferase 8E isoform X2, translating into MGQGDTRVPPGSECINDRERHRAGCHPQPRMLRRKIGYIDPSPGKDILGNRSLCFMFICAFGLVTLLQQILYGKNYIKSAQQFSRLKGDETGNWSGPINFSDDGSLKPARNGRKRYLGNYDGPFEYNSTTCKELRQEIMDVKVLTMVKTSDLFERWRNLQVCKWEQSKEQTSNFKMSLSRCCNAPSFLFTTKKNTPAGTKLRYEVGTSDVLSITTEVFKMFPDDMPYSKSQFKKCAVIGNGGIIKNSNCGKEIDSADFVFRCNIPPISEKYTADVGTKTDLVTVNPSIIIGRFQKLEKWRRPFYDVLQNYENSSVVLPAFYNTRNTDVSFRVKYMLDDFDSRRAVFFFHPQYLHNVERFWAVQGVRAKRLSSGLMLVTAALEMCEEVHLYGFWAFPMNPSGIFITHHYYDNVKPVPGFHAMPHEIFNFIHMHARGIVRVHTGPCT; encoded by the exons ATGGGCCAAGGAGATACCCGCGTGCCCCCCGGTTCTGAATGCATCAACGACAGAGAAAGACACCGAGCAGGGTGTCACCCTCAGCCACGGATGCTGCGCCGAAAGATCGGATACATCGACCCCTCGCCGGGTAAAGATATCCTCGGCAATCGTTCCCTTTGTTTCATGTTTATCTGCGCATTTGGACTCGTGACACTCTTACAACAGATTCTCTATGGGAAAAACTACATTAAAAG TGCGCAACAGTTTAGCCGACTCAAAGGGGACGAGACAGGAAATTGGAGCGGTCCCATTAATTTCTCCGATGACGGATCTCTGAAGCCCGCCAGAAATGGAAGGAAAAG GTATTTGGGAAACTACGACGGGCCCTTCGAGTACAACTCGACAACATGTAAAGAACTCAGGCAGGAGATTATGGACGTCAAAGTCTTGACAAT GGTCAAAACTTCGGATCTGTTTGAGAGATGGCGTAATCTACAGGTGTGTAAGTGGGAGCAGAGCAAGGAGCAGACCAGCAATTTCAA GATGTCGTTGTCTCGTTGCTGCAATGCTCCTTCCTTCCTGTTCACTACCAAGAAGAACACCCCCGCCGGTACCAAGTTACGGTACGAGGTGGGCACCAGCGACGTCCTGTCCATCACTACCGAAGTCTTCAAGATGTTCCCAGAT GATATGCCGTATTCCAAATCCCAGTTCAAAAAATGTGCCGTTATTGGAAATGGCGGTATCATCAAGAACAGCAACTGCGGAAAGGAGATAGATTCGGCAGATTTTGTGTTCAG ATGCAACATACCACCCATCAGTGAGAAATACACCGCTGACGTGGGCACGAAAACGGACTTGGTGACCGTAAACCCGAGCATTATCATCGGGAG GTTTCAGAAACTGGAGAAATGGCGGCGTCCCTTCTACGACGTCCTGCAGAATTACGAGAACTCTTCGGTGGTCCTCCCGGCGTTCTACAACACACGCAACACAGACGTTTCTTTCCGAGTCAAGTACATGCTGGACGACTTTGACTCACGGAGGGCGGTCTTCTTCTTCCACCCACAGTATCTACACAACGTGGAGCGTTTCTGGGCGGTACAGGGCGTGAGGGCTAAACGCCTGAGCAGCGGCCTCATGCTCGTGACTGCAGCTCTGGAAATGTGCGAGGAGGTGCACCTCTACGGCTTCTGGGCCTTCCCTATGAACCCGTCGGGCATCTTCATCACGCATCACTACTACGACAACGTCAAACCGGTGCCGGGCTTCCACGCTATGCCGCATGAGATTTTTAACTTCATCCACATGCACGCTCGTGGCATTGTACGCGTTCACACGGGGCCGTGCACGTGA
- the st8sia5 gene encoding alpha-2,8-sialyltransferase 8E isoform X3, which produces MGQGDTRVPPGSECINDRERHRAGCHPQPRMLRRKIGYIDPSPGKDILGNRSLCFMFICAFGLVTLLQQILYGKNYIKRYLGNYDGPFEYNSTTCKELRQEIMDVKVLTMVKTSDLFERWRNLQVCKWEQSKEQTSNFKMSLSRCCNAPSFLFTTKKNTPAGTKLRYEVGTSDVLSITTEVFKMFPDDMPYSKSQFKKCAVIGNGGIIKNSNCGKEIDSADFVFRCNIPPISEKYTADVGTKTDLVTVNPSIIIGRFQKLEKWRRPFYDVLQNYENSSVVLPAFYNTRNTDVSFRVKYMLDDFDSRRAVFFFHPQYLHNVERFWAVQGVRAKRLSSGLMLVTAALEMCEEVHLYGFWAFPMNPSGIFITHHYYDNVKPVPGFHAMPHEIFNFIHMHARGIVRVHTGPCT; this is translated from the exons ATGGGCCAAGGAGATACCCGCGTGCCCCCCGGTTCTGAATGCATCAACGACAGAGAAAGACACCGAGCAGGGTGTCACCCTCAGCCACGGATGCTGCGCCGAAAGATCGGATACATCGACCCCTCGCCGGGTAAAGATATCCTCGGCAATCGTTCCCTTTGTTTCATGTTTATCTGCGCATTTGGACTCGTGACACTCTTACAACAGATTCTCTATGGGAAAAACTACATTAAAAG GTATTTGGGAAACTACGACGGGCCCTTCGAGTACAACTCGACAACATGTAAAGAACTCAGGCAGGAGATTATGGACGTCAAAGTCTTGACAAT GGTCAAAACTTCGGATCTGTTTGAGAGATGGCGTAATCTACAGGTGTGTAAGTGGGAGCAGAGCAAGGAGCAGACCAGCAATTTCAA GATGTCGTTGTCTCGTTGCTGCAATGCTCCTTCCTTCCTGTTCACTACCAAGAAGAACACCCCCGCCGGTACCAAGTTACGGTACGAGGTGGGCACCAGCGACGTCCTGTCCATCACTACCGAAGTCTTCAAGATGTTCCCAGAT GATATGCCGTATTCCAAATCCCAGTTCAAAAAATGTGCCGTTATTGGAAATGGCGGTATCATCAAGAACAGCAACTGCGGAAAGGAGATAGATTCGGCAGATTTTGTGTTCAG ATGCAACATACCACCCATCAGTGAGAAATACACCGCTGACGTGGGCACGAAAACGGACTTGGTGACCGTAAACCCGAGCATTATCATCGGGAG GTTTCAGAAACTGGAGAAATGGCGGCGTCCCTTCTACGACGTCCTGCAGAATTACGAGAACTCTTCGGTGGTCCTCCCGGCGTTCTACAACACACGCAACACAGACGTTTCTTTCCGAGTCAAGTACATGCTGGACGACTTTGACTCACGGAGGGCGGTCTTCTTCTTCCACCCACAGTATCTACACAACGTGGAGCGTTTCTGGGCGGTACAGGGCGTGAGGGCTAAACGCCTGAGCAGCGGCCTCATGCTCGTGACTGCAGCTCTGGAAATGTGCGAGGAGGTGCACCTCTACGGCTTCTGGGCCTTCCCTATGAACCCGTCGGGCATCTTCATCACGCATCACTACTACGACAACGTCAAACCGGTGCCGGGCTTCCACGCTATGCCGCATGAGATTTTTAACTTCATCCACATGCACGCTCGTGGCATTGTACGCGTTCACACGGGGCCGTGCACGTGA
- the st8sia5 gene encoding alpha-2,8-sialyltransferase 8E isoform X1 produces MGQGDTRVPPGSECINDRERHRAGCHPQPRMLRRKIGYIDPSPGKDILGNRSLCFMFICAFGLVTLLQQILYGKNYIKSAQQFSRLKGDETGNWSGPINFSDDGSLKPARNGRKRCFRQHFQPDSKISIIVTPCLADIKKKNKRSHRYLGNYDGPFEYNSTTCKELRQEIMDVKVLTMVKTSDLFERWRNLQVCKWEQSKEQTSNFKMSLSRCCNAPSFLFTTKKNTPAGTKLRYEVGTSDVLSITTEVFKMFPDDMPYSKSQFKKCAVIGNGGIIKNSNCGKEIDSADFVFRCNIPPISEKYTADVGTKTDLVTVNPSIIIGRFQKLEKWRRPFYDVLQNYENSSVVLPAFYNTRNTDVSFRVKYMLDDFDSRRAVFFFHPQYLHNVERFWAVQGVRAKRLSSGLMLVTAALEMCEEVHLYGFWAFPMNPSGIFITHHYYDNVKPVPGFHAMPHEIFNFIHMHARGIVRVHTGPCT; encoded by the exons ATGGGCCAAGGAGATACCCGCGTGCCCCCCGGTTCTGAATGCATCAACGACAGAGAAAGACACCGAGCAGGGTGTCACCCTCAGCCACGGATGCTGCGCCGAAAGATCGGATACATCGACCCCTCGCCGGGTAAAGATATCCTCGGCAATCGTTCCCTTTGTTTCATGTTTATCTGCGCATTTGGACTCGTGACACTCTTACAACAGATTCTCTATGGGAAAAACTACATTAAAAG TGCGCAACAGTTTAGCCGACTCAAAGGGGACGAGACAGGAAATTGGAGCGGTCCCATTAATTTCTCCGATGACGGATCTCTGAAGCCCGCCAGAAATGGAAGGAAAAG ATGTTTCCGTCAGCATTTTCAGCCAGATTCAAAGATCTCCATAATAGTCACACCCTGCCTAGCCGAtattaagaagaaaaacaaacgcTCTCACAG GTATTTGGGAAACTACGACGGGCCCTTCGAGTACAACTCGACAACATGTAAAGAACTCAGGCAGGAGATTATGGACGTCAAAGTCTTGACAAT GGTCAAAACTTCGGATCTGTTTGAGAGATGGCGTAATCTACAGGTGTGTAAGTGGGAGCAGAGCAAGGAGCAGACCAGCAATTTCAA GATGTCGTTGTCTCGTTGCTGCAATGCTCCTTCCTTCCTGTTCACTACCAAGAAGAACACCCCCGCCGGTACCAAGTTACGGTACGAGGTGGGCACCAGCGACGTCCTGTCCATCACTACCGAAGTCTTCAAGATGTTCCCAGAT GATATGCCGTATTCCAAATCCCAGTTCAAAAAATGTGCCGTTATTGGAAATGGCGGTATCATCAAGAACAGCAACTGCGGAAAGGAGATAGATTCGGCAGATTTTGTGTTCAG ATGCAACATACCACCCATCAGTGAGAAATACACCGCTGACGTGGGCACGAAAACGGACTTGGTGACCGTAAACCCGAGCATTATCATCGGGAG GTTTCAGAAACTGGAGAAATGGCGGCGTCCCTTCTACGACGTCCTGCAGAATTACGAGAACTCTTCGGTGGTCCTCCCGGCGTTCTACAACACACGCAACACAGACGTTTCTTTCCGAGTCAAGTACATGCTGGACGACTTTGACTCACGGAGGGCGGTCTTCTTCTTCCACCCACAGTATCTACACAACGTGGAGCGTTTCTGGGCGGTACAGGGCGTGAGGGCTAAACGCCTGAGCAGCGGCCTCATGCTCGTGACTGCAGCTCTGGAAATGTGCGAGGAGGTGCACCTCTACGGCTTCTGGGCCTTCCCTATGAACCCGTCGGGCATCTTCATCACGCATCACTACTACGACAACGTCAAACCGGTGCCGGGCTTCCACGCTATGCCGCATGAGATTTTTAACTTCATCCACATGCACGCTCGTGGCATTGTACGCGTTCACACGGGGCCGTGCACGTGA
- the rpl37 gene encoding large ribosomal subunit protein eL37, whose translation MTKGTSSFGKRRNKTHTLCRRCGSKAYHLQKSSCGKCGYPEKRKRKYNWSAKAKRRNTTGTGRLRHLKVVYRRFRNGFREGTTPKPRRAAMAASSSS comes from the exons ATG ACGAAGGGAACATCCTCCTTTGGTAAGCGCAGGAACAAGACGCACACTCTGTGCCGTCGTTGTGGCTCCAAAGCTTACCACCTGCAGAAGTCCTCCTGCGGCAAATGTGGTTACCCCGAGAAGCGCAAGAGAAAGT aCAATTGGAGTGCCAAGGCCAAGAGGAGGAACACCACTGGCACCGGTCGTCTGAGGCACCTCAAGGTTGTGTACCGTCGATTCAG AAATGGATTCCGGGAAGGTACCACCCCCAAGCCTAGACGCGCTGCAATGGCTGCCTCCAGCTCCTcctaa